The following are from one region of the bacterium genome:
- a CDS encoding Hsp20 family protein — protein sequence MAADRKRVVVPMVNIMHDEDDSGFRIEVDLAGASKDSVELDMGTAGFCVRAEADSLRYESCFMLAHEVKPQEAKAKFESGLLTVTVPFRETIHGHKVTIE from the coding sequence ATGGCAGCCGATAGAAAGAGGGTGGTTGTACCCATGGTCAACATCATGCACGACGAAGACGACAGCGGATTTCGCATCGAGGTGGACCTGGCAGGGGCATCCAAAGACAGCGTGGAGCTGGACATGGGCACTGCCGGATTTTGTGTCAGGGCCGAAGCAGACTCCTTAAGGTATGAAAGTTGTTTCATGTTGGCCCATGAGGTGAAGCCCCAAGAGGCCAAGGCCAAGTTTGAATCAGGGCTTTTGACAGTGACGGTGCCCTTCAGGGAAACCATCCATGGTCACAAGGTAACCATCGAATGA